One genomic window of Marinobacter adhaerens HP15 includes the following:
- a CDS encoding (2Fe-2S)-binding protein, with amino-acid sequence MATLTINGERYELDVPDNMPLLWVIRDVVGLKGTKFGCGMSQCGACTVHLNGTAIRSCVTPVSAASGEITTIEAMADDPVGSKVQQAWLDLGVAQCGYCQGGQIMNATALLKRTPNPETGEIVDAMAGNLCRCGTYNRILAAIERASGKEGEA; translated from the coding sequence ATGGCTACCCTCACGATTAACGGCGAGCGCTACGAGCTCGACGTCCCCGACAACATGCCCCTGCTCTGGGTAATCCGCGACGTTGTCGGCCTCAAAGGAACCAAGTTCGGATGCGGGATGTCCCAGTGCGGTGCCTGCACAGTTCATCTCAACGGAACGGCAATCCGCTCCTGCGTCACACCGGTCTCTGCGGCCAGTGGCGAGATCACCACCATTGAAGCCATGGCCGACGACCCGGTTGGAAGCAAGGTTCAGCAGGCCTGGCTCGATCTCGGGGTGGCCCAGTGCGGTTACTGCCAGGGTGGCCAGATCATGAACGCCACAGCGTTGCTCAAAAGAACACCGAACCCTGAAACCGGGGAGATTGTGGATGCCATGGCAGGGAATCTCTGCCGCTGTGGCACCTACAACCGCATTCTGGCGGCGATCGAACGGGCTTCCGGCAAGGAGGGTGAAGCATGA
- a CDS encoding DUF1330 domain-containing protein, translated as MDAVNPTPEQLQKVLADTPKDQPVVMLNLLRFRDRANYKEEAPERSGREAYKLYMEEAAACVKSVGAEVIWSGRSVGSLIAPPDESWDQVLLVRYPSIDAFMAMIESREYKGVVKHRTAALQDSRLVANLETRM; from the coding sequence ATGGACGCCGTTAATCCCACCCCCGAACAGCTGCAAAAAGTCCTGGCGGATACCCCGAAAGACCAGCCCGTTGTCATGCTGAATCTGCTGCGCTTCCGTGATAGGGCCAATTACAAGGAAGAGGCGCCGGAGCGAAGCGGCCGCGAAGCCTACAAGCTCTACATGGAAGAGGCTGCCGCCTGCGTAAAATCGGTCGGCGCAGAAGTCATCTGGTCTGGCCGCAGTGTTGGATCGCTGATTGCGCCCCCGGATGAATCCTGGGATCAGGTGCTTCTGGTCAGGTATCCCTCAATCGATGCCTTCATGGCCATGATCGAAAGCCGGGAATACAAAGGCGTGGTCAAACACCGCACCGCTGCCCTTCAGGATTCACGGCTCGTCGCCAATCTTGAAACCAGGATGTAA
- a CDS encoding branched-chain amino acid transporter permease produces MGESGYLAAFIAVAAVATFATRVIPFLFFERHTEHPLVRHLGRYLPAAVMALLATVFLQRSADWSGSWMGFDALLPGVLVVIIHLWRRNALLSIAAGTISDMAIQQAGL; encoded by the coding sequence ATGGGTGAATCCGGCTATCTGGCGGCATTCATTGCGGTAGCGGCAGTCGCGACCTTTGCCACGCGGGTGATTCCCTTCCTGTTTTTCGAGAGGCACACGGAACATCCACTGGTGCGACACCTGGGGCGCTACCTTCCCGCGGCCGTGATGGCGTTGCTGGCCACGGTATTTCTGCAGCGCTCGGCGGATTGGTCCGGTTCATGGATGGGGTTCGATGCCCTGCTTCCCGGCGTCCTCGTGGTGATTATTCACCTCTGGCGCCGCAATGCCCTGCTCTCTATCGCCGCAGGAACCATCAGCGACATGGCCATCCAGCAAGCCGGGCTTTGA
- a CDS encoding AzlC family ABC transporter permease has protein sequence MNQSVFRLTLPILFGYLPLGMAFGVLFSTQLEYAWWAAPLMGIVIYAGAGQILAVSLLSVNAGLLEVFIAMFVLNARHLFYGLSLLGQFKGAGWRKLYLIFGLTDETYSLLTSRPRGSDRAHEQEVDFRITGFNQCYWVAGCAIGALLGDNVAFDSTGIEFALVALFIVLTLEQFKALGEGFPIWLGAAAAGVAMLVLPPAHQLIGAIALVTAVLLFEYRKHRGQAPGEESSHG, from the coding sequence ATGAACCAGTCCGTCTTCAGACTCACGCTGCCCATCTTGTTCGGCTATCTTCCGCTGGGCATGGCCTTTGGTGTGCTGTTCTCAACCCAGCTCGAGTATGCCTGGTGGGCTGCGCCGTTGATGGGAATCGTGATTTACGCCGGAGCCGGCCAGATACTGGCCGTCAGTCTTCTGTCCGTTAACGCGGGCCTGCTGGAAGTCTTCATTGCGATGTTTGTTCTGAACGCCCGACATCTGTTCTACGGGCTTTCATTGCTGGGCCAGTTCAAGGGCGCTGGCTGGCGAAAACTCTATCTGATTTTCGGTTTGACCGATGAAACCTATTCCCTGCTCACCAGCCGCCCACGAGGAAGCGACCGGGCCCACGAACAGGAGGTCGATTTCCGAATTACCGGCTTTAACCAGTGTTACTGGGTGGCGGGTTGCGCAATTGGTGCATTGCTTGGAGACAATGTCGCCTTTGACAGCACCGGCATCGAGTTCGCGCTGGTGGCTCTGTTCATTGTTCTGACTCTGGAGCAATTCAAAGCCCTGGGAGAGGGTTTCCCAATCTGGCTCGGAGCAGCGGCCGCGGGCGTCGCCATGCTGGTTTTGCCACCGGCACACCAGTTGATCGGTGCCATTGCGCTGGTCACTGCCGTCCTGCTGTTCGAATACCGGAAGCATCGCGGGCAGGCACCGGGCGAGGAGAGCAGCCATGGGTGA
- a CDS encoding methyl-accepting chemotaxis protein, giving the protein MFGTVRTRILFFAFLSVFAVAGLSALSWSIILKAEDASKTLIQTNLNEAWLLADLEQDHRHLQDLAYKIKAQLLLWDEIETEFSRLETALPAHWQSLETDPGLSEWAEAHREDFERVLALIARMKEGIAEKSYYRVGQVVDFDLFPAMEPMLEAIAGRQFQSRTSVSDGADELLSFLAGQQTFVIAGSVSFLVIVIAMTWWLRQSVILRLQGMQNDLVAMEKNADLTRVPVLKGRDEVAGVANALGGLVSRFEHFIADIRSAAGGLDERSGALDNGAESLQAASEKTRSQIHDVSQSMAAIADQASAIERATGESANTVKSAVAANEEVQHRLTTSEGAAEHTVDVISRVSGSIHALNESTGKIEQVIGVIADIAEQTNLLALNAAIEAARAGEHGRGFAVVADEVRTLSRRTSDSTRDISQWVQDLVSGVSSVDALLEEMRDAGSSNREHLAALKGHLQSLQGQFVDLENHSAEISSAVAFQRDEIGRVGRRSTALDESADFLIETVEQTRTISEALRQESVSMRQLIARFRTAAEPA; this is encoded by the coding sequence ATGTTCGGCACAGTAAGAACCCGCATCCTTTTTTTCGCCTTTCTCTCGGTCTTTGCCGTCGCAGGACTTTCCGCTCTGTCCTGGAGCATCATCCTGAAAGCGGAAGACGCCTCCAAAACCCTGATCCAGACTAACCTTAACGAAGCCTGGCTACTGGCGGACCTCGAACAGGACCATCGGCACCTCCAGGATCTTGCCTACAAGATCAAGGCTCAGCTTCTGCTGTGGGATGAAATCGAGACCGAGTTCAGCCGTTTGGAGACCGCTTTGCCGGCACATTGGCAGAGTCTGGAAACGGATCCGGGGTTGAGCGAGTGGGCAGAGGCACATCGTGAGGATTTCGAGCGGGTATTGGCGCTTATCGCCCGGATGAAAGAGGGCATTGCAGAGAAAAGCTATTACCGTGTCGGGCAGGTCGTGGATTTCGATCTGTTCCCGGCCATGGAGCCGATGCTCGAAGCGATTGCTGGTCGACAGTTTCAAAGCAGGACGTCTGTATCTGACGGCGCCGACGAGTTGCTGTCGTTTCTGGCAGGCCAGCAGACCTTTGTGATTGCCGGTTCCGTATCCTTTCTGGTTATTGTTATCGCCATGACCTGGTGGCTGAGGCAGTCGGTTATTCTGCGCTTGCAGGGTATGCAAAACGATCTGGTTGCCATGGAAAAGAACGCGGATCTTACACGGGTGCCAGTCCTGAAAGGGCGGGACGAAGTGGCTGGCGTTGCCAATGCACTGGGTGGGTTGGTTTCCCGGTTCGAGCATTTCATCGCAGACATCCGGTCGGCTGCCGGTGGTCTGGATGAGCGTTCCGGCGCCCTGGATAACGGTGCGGAATCTCTCCAGGCAGCATCAGAGAAGACTCGGTCGCAGATCCACGACGTCAGCCAGTCCATGGCCGCCATTGCCGATCAGGCCTCGGCCATTGAGCGAGCCACAGGTGAGTCGGCCAATACCGTGAAATCTGCGGTGGCGGCCAACGAAGAAGTCCAGCATCGACTCACCACCAGCGAGGGCGCTGCGGAACATACGGTGGATGTCATTTCGCGCGTTTCGGGATCCATTCATGCCCTTAACGAATCCACGGGCAAGATTGAGCAGGTCATCGGAGTGATTGCCGATATTGCCGAGCAGACCAACCTGCTGGCTCTGAACGCAGCGATCGAAGCGGCTCGAGCAGGGGAGCACGGTCGTGGATTTGCCGTGGTAGCCGATGAGGTTCGGACCCTGTCCCGTCGCACCTCTGACTCTACCCGGGATATATCCCAGTGGGTGCAGGACCTTGTATCCGGCGTAAGCAGCGTCGATGCGCTTTTGGAAGAAATGCGCGATGCCGGCAGCAGCAACCGCGAGCATCTGGCTGCGCTCAAGGGACACCTTCAATCCCTGCAGGGCCAGTTCGTGGATCTTGAGAACCACAGCGCCGAGATCAGCTCTGCGGTTGCGTTTCAACGGGACGAGATCGGTCGGGTAGGCCGCCGTTCCACAGCGCTGGACGAAAGCGCCGATTTCCTCATTGAAACTGTCGAGCAAACCCGGACCATCAGCGAAGCGCTCAGGCAGGAGTCAGTCTCAATGCGGCAATTGATCGCCCGTTTCCGAACGGCCGCAGAACCAGCCTGA
- the uvrY gene encoding UvrY/SirA/GacA family response regulator transcription factor, translating into MIRVLVVDDHELVRSGITRMLADNPDIEVIGQAPSGEDAIDFVRQERPDIVLMDIRMPGIGGLEATRRILRIDDSIRVIVVTACADDPYPTRVMQSGATAYITKGADIKEMVRAIRMAHTGQRYISPEIAQKMALKQLGGGDRDEDGELSLFDRLSEREMQIAMMVVDCQKVQDISDKLCLSPKTVNSYRYRIFEKLEISSDVELALMAVRLGLLDADKV; encoded by the coding sequence TTGATCAGGGTACTGGTTGTAGATGACCATGAGCTGGTGAGGTCCGGTATTACCCGGATGCTGGCTGACAACCCGGACATTGAAGTCATCGGGCAGGCGCCATCCGGAGAGGATGCCATCGATTTCGTCCGCCAGGAGCGGCCGGACATCGTGCTCATGGATATCCGCATGCCAGGCATTGGGGGCCTTGAGGCGACCCGTCGCATACTCCGCATTGATGATTCCATTCGCGTGATCGTGGTAACCGCCTGTGCGGACGACCCTTATCCGACCCGCGTCATGCAAAGCGGTGCCACCGCCTACATCACCAAGGGCGCGGATATCAAAGAGATGGTTCGCGCCATTCGTATGGCTCACACCGGCCAGCGCTATATCAGCCCGGAAATTGCCCAGAAGATGGCCCTGAAGCAATTGGGCGGCGGCGATCGCGACGAGGACGGCGAGCTCTCGCTGTTCGACCGGCTTTCCGAGCGGGAAATGCAGATCGCGATGATGGTGGTGGATTGCCAGAAGGTGCAGGACATTTCGGACAAGCTGTGCCTGAGCCCGAAGACCGTGAACAGCTACCGCTACCGGATCTTCGAGAAACTGGAGATTTCCAGTGATGTCGAATTGGCCCTGATGGCAGTGCGGCTCGGGTTGCTTGATGCCGACAAGGTCTGA
- the uvrC gene encoding excinuclease ABC subunit UvrC, whose product MPTRSDPESTHIGEFDSKSFLKQLTERPGVYRMYDEGGSVLYVGKARNLKKRVGSYFRKTGLAPKTEALVGKIASIEVTITGSETEALLLEQNLIKSLRPPYNILLRDDKSYPYIYLSSHSDYPSLTFRRGRTKKGGGTWFGPFPSSGAVKESLNVLQKIFRIRNCSESFFRNRTRPCLQYQINRCTAPCVEYITPEEYQQDIRHATMFLEGKNPAILHDLMNAMEAASKNLEFEKAAAYRDQINHLRHVQEQQSVDGEGGDADVIAIAQDAGIVCIVVIIVRGGRVLGTKDYFPRYSIEQTEGELLSAFLGQYYFGGNTRREIPRDILVPVEVEGQELLAQALSESANRETRIRGNVRGERRRWLELAMTNARQTLLTHLASKETVYRRLLALRDLLELSETPSRMECFDISHSHGENTVASCVVFDENGPLKSDYRLYNIEGVTAGDDYAAMRQVLSRRYKRMVAGEGKRPDLVFIDGGKGQLNIAREVFDELEISDIPLIGVAKGVTRRAGMEQLIDAMTGDVFRVPADSPALHLIQHIRDESHRFAITGHRARRDKKRRQSTLEGIEGVGPKKRRDLIRYFGGIQELRKAGVDEMTKVQGISKSLAETIYAALHDE is encoded by the coding sequence ATGCCGACAAGGTCTGACCCTGAGAGCACCCACATCGGGGAGTTTGACAGCAAGAGCTTCCTGAAACAGTTGACCGAGCGGCCCGGCGTCTACCGAATGTACGACGAGGGTGGCTCGGTTCTTTACGTGGGCAAGGCCCGCAACCTGAAAAAACGGGTTGGCAGCTACTTCCGCAAGACCGGCCTTGCGCCCAAGACCGAAGCCCTGGTTGGCAAGATTGCCTCTATCGAGGTGACGATTACCGGCAGTGAAACCGAGGCGCTGCTGCTCGAACAGAATCTCATCAAATCGTTACGGCCGCCCTATAACATCCTGCTCCGTGACGATAAGTCCTATCCCTATATCTATTTGTCGTCCCACAGCGATTACCCCTCGCTGACGTTTCGTCGTGGGCGCACCAAAAAGGGCGGTGGCACCTGGTTCGGGCCGTTTCCGAGCTCGGGTGCGGTCAAGGAAAGTCTTAATGTATTACAGAAGATATTCCGTATAAGAAACTGTAGTGAAAGCTTTTTCAGGAACCGAACAAGGCCTTGCCTGCAGTACCAGATCAACCGTTGTACGGCACCGTGTGTTGAATACATCACGCCCGAGGAGTACCAGCAGGACATCCGCCACGCCACCATGTTTCTCGAGGGGAAAAACCCTGCGATCCTCCACGATCTGATGAATGCCATGGAGGCCGCTTCCAAGAACCTGGAGTTCGAGAAAGCAGCGGCCTATCGGGACCAGATCAATCATTTGCGCCATGTTCAGGAACAGCAGTCGGTAGACGGTGAGGGCGGCGATGCGGATGTCATCGCCATTGCCCAGGATGCGGGTATCGTCTGCATCGTGGTGATCATCGTGCGCGGCGGCCGTGTGCTCGGCACCAAGGACTATTTCCCCCGCTACTCCATCGAGCAGACCGAGGGCGAACTGCTCAGTGCCTTCCTCGGGCAGTATTATTTCGGCGGCAACACCCGGCGGGAGATTCCGCGGGATATCCTGGTGCCGGTTGAGGTGGAAGGTCAGGAACTGTTGGCCCAGGCCCTCAGCGAGTCTGCAAACCGGGAAACCCGGATTCGGGGCAATGTTCGCGGTGAACGCCGCCGGTGGCTGGAATTGGCCATGACCAACGCCCGCCAGACCCTGCTAACTCACCTGGCGAGCAAGGAGACCGTATACCGGCGCCTGCTGGCCCTGAGGGATCTTCTGGAGCTGTCGGAGACGCCGTCACGCATGGAGTGTTTCGATATCAGCCACAGCCACGGGGAAAATACCGTCGCATCCTGTGTGGTTTTCGATGAGAATGGCCCCCTGAAGAGTGATTACCGCCTGTACAATATCGAGGGCGTGACCGCCGGCGATGATTACGCCGCCATGCGCCAGGTGCTTTCCCGCCGTTACAAGCGGATGGTGGCCGGTGAGGGCAAGCGGCCGGATCTGGTCTTCATTGACGGTGGTAAAGGGCAGTTGAACATTGCCCGGGAAGTATTTGACGAGCTTGAGATTTCGGACATCCCGCTGATCGGCGTCGCCAAGGGCGTAACCCGTCGTGCAGGCATGGAGCAACTGATAGACGCCATGACTGGGGATGTCTTCCGGGTGCCGGCTGATTCGCCCGCGTTGCACCTGATCCAGCACATTCGGGATGAGTCCCACCGGTTTGCTATAACCGGGCACCGGGCGCGCCGTGATAAAAAGCGCCGGCAGTCTACACTGGAAGGCATTGAGGGCGTGGGACCGAAGAAACGGCGCGACCTGATTCGATACTTTGGCGGGATACAGGAACTCCGCAAGGCCGGGGTCGACGAGATGACCAAGGTTCAGGGCATCAGCAAATCACTGGCCGAAACCATATACGCAGCATTGCACGACGAGTAA
- the pgsA gene encoding CDP-diacylglycerol--glycerol-3-phosphate 3-phosphatidyltransferase, with amino-acid sequence MNLPNILTLSRIIMIPVFVVIFYLPVGWSYLVSAAIFGLAAATDWLDGYLARKLDQSTPFGAFLDPVADKLMVAVALAVLIEEHSAILLTIPATVIIGREIVISALREWMAEIGSRASVAVSYIGKIKTTAQMAAIVGLLAFPPGVLWANVALGLLYIAAILTLWSMGLYLKAAWADLFPEKASVQTDSHTS; translated from the coding sequence ATGAATTTACCAAACATCCTCACCCTTTCCCGCATCATCATGATTCCGGTGTTCGTGGTGATTTTTTACCTTCCGGTGGGGTGGAGCTACCTCGTGAGCGCGGCGATTTTCGGATTGGCGGCGGCCACGGACTGGCTGGACGGTTATCTGGCCCGCAAGCTCGACCAGAGTACGCCGTTCGGCGCGTTTCTCGATCCGGTCGCGGACAAGTTGATGGTGGCTGTTGCGCTGGCGGTGTTGATCGAGGAGCACTCGGCGATTCTGCTGACGATCCCGGCCACTGTGATCATCGGTCGTGAAATTGTCATTTCCGCATTGCGGGAGTGGATGGCAGAGATTGGCAGCCGCGCCAGCGTAGCGGTTTCCTACATCGGTAAGATCAAGACCACCGCGCAGATGGCTGCAATTGTCGGCCTTTTGGCGTTTCCTCCCGGCGTGCTCTGGGCTAATGTCGCCCTGGGTCTGCTCTATATTGCTGCAATTCTTACGCTCTGGTCCATGGGCCTTTACCTCAAGGCTGCCTGGGCGGATCTGTTTCCGGAGAAGGCCTCAGTTCAGACGGATAGTCACACGTCCTAG
- a CDS encoding ABC-type transport auxiliary lipoprotein family protein: protein MTLRSIRNLTLLLGAALSSGCTVFPNPEPPRVMDLAVVRAVPAVGQPVMASLRVDTPYASEPLAGSRILAKPAPSEFRAYEGTRWRDTGPVVVRDTLVNSLRQSGAYTNVITDTNPAQAELTLVTELSGFHSQIPESGPEVVIELHLQMIHDRSRATLCTRSIRIVEPASGTSVDQIVEAFGTAGSELATRVIEWARTCDYPSELRPSPETDPPRQP, encoded by the coding sequence GTGACATTGAGGTCAATCAGGAACCTGACGCTCCTCCTCGGTGCTGCCCTCAGCAGTGGCTGCACGGTGTTTCCGAACCCGGAGCCACCGAGGGTTATGGACCTGGCTGTGGTTCGGGCGGTACCGGCGGTCGGGCAACCCGTTATGGCATCGCTTCGCGTGGACACGCCCTACGCATCAGAGCCTTTAGCCGGATCGCGGATTCTGGCCAAGCCCGCACCCAGTGAGTTCCGGGCCTATGAGGGAACACGCTGGAGGGACACCGGGCCAGTGGTGGTTCGGGACACACTGGTCAATAGCCTTCGTCAGAGTGGTGCCTACACAAACGTCATTACCGACACCAATCCGGCACAGGCTGAGTTGACCCTGGTCACCGAACTCTCGGGGTTTCATTCGCAAATCCCGGAATCCGGACCGGAGGTGGTCATTGAGCTGCACCTGCAGATGATTCACGACCGCTCCAGGGCCACCCTGTGTACTCGCAGCATCCGGATCGTAGAGCCGGCCTCAGGCACATCCGTTGACCAGATTGTTGAGGCCTTCGGTACCGCGGGCAGCGAACTGGCCACCCGGGTGATTGAATGGGCTAGGACGTGTGACTATCCGTCTGAACTGAGGCCTTCTCCGGAAACAGATCCGCCCAGGCAGCCTTGA
- a CDS encoding MlaD family protein translates to MEPRAHHLIIGLFTILAFAAALIFSLWLAKSSADREWGYYEIVFDHAVGGLSEGNPVLYSGVQIGDVVEMKLDPDNPGHVRVLVRVDQSVPIRENTKAGLVLANITGSMSVQFSGGSPDKPALQGDEDNPPVIIAEPSAFTSLLSNGEQLLAKADQLLTSATALLSADNIDNASAILENTREATDALLDRRDQLIALLEQFDAAAIRAEEAAIKVSNVSDNANELLQNDGQRVLQSMDQALAVMTTTMERIDELTRNNQGAMDAGLQGMGELAPALRELRATLRSLNQFTHRLEQDPTGTLFGNETMKEMAQ, encoded by the coding sequence ATGGAGCCAAGGGCCCACCACCTGATCATTGGCCTGTTTACCATCCTGGCCTTTGCGGCCGCCTTGATCTTTTCTCTGTGGCTGGCGAAATCCTCCGCCGATCGGGAATGGGGCTACTACGAGATTGTGTTCGATCACGCCGTCGGCGGCCTGTCCGAAGGTAACCCTGTGCTTTACAGCGGCGTTCAGATTGGTGATGTGGTGGAGATGAAGCTGGACCCGGACAATCCCGGCCATGTGCGGGTTCTGGTTCGGGTGGATCAGTCGGTTCCCATTCGGGAGAACACGAAAGCCGGCCTGGTGCTCGCCAACATCACCGGTAGCATGAGCGTGCAGTTCAGTGGTGGAAGCCCGGACAAACCCGCGTTGCAAGGTGACGAGGACAACCCGCCGGTGATCATTGCCGAGCCCTCGGCGTTCACCAGCCTGCTTTCCAACGGCGAGCAACTCCTGGCCAAAGCCGACCAGCTGCTTACCAGCGCGACGGCGCTGTTATCGGCTGACAACATCGACAACGCATCGGCCATCCTGGAAAACACACGGGAAGCCACAGACGCCCTGCTCGACCGCCGGGACCAGCTGATCGCCCTGCTCGAACAATTCGATGCCGCCGCCATTCGCGCTGAAGAAGCTGCGATCAAAGTGTCCAACGTTTCGGATAACGCCAACGAACTGCTGCAAAACGATGGCCAGCGGGTTCTGCAATCCATGGACCAAGCGCTCGCGGTAATGACCACCACCATGGAGCGAATTGATGAGTTGACCCGAAACAACCAGGGGGCGATGGATGCCGGGCTGCAGGGTATGGGAGAGTTGGCGCCCGCGCTACGGGAGCTCCGGGCAACCCTGCGTAGCCTGAATCAGTTTACGCACCGCCTGGAGCAGGACCCCACAGGCACTCTGTTCGGCAACGAAACCATGAAGGAGATGGCACAGTGA
- a CDS encoding ABC transporter ATP-binding protein — translation MADMAASPNPQTSNEPVIEVRDLCNRFGDHIVHEDLDLDLLRGEILGVVGGSGTGKTVLLRSIVGLNTPASGHIRVFGEDLIQLSARARSRIEQRFGVLFQGGALFTSLNLQENIAVPLIEHAGLKRPEAEKLARMKLALTGLSPDAAVRYPSELSGGMVKRASLARALALDPEILFLDEPTAGLDPIGAAAFDRLIVTLRDALGLTVFLVTHDLDTLYSTCDRVAVLSQRKVLVADTLEKVAATEDDWVQDYFNGPRGRAASYAFRDHLEKRNQEQ, via the coding sequence ATGGCAGATATGGCAGCGTCTCCAAATCCTCAAACAAGCAATGAGCCAGTCATTGAGGTGCGGGACCTGTGCAACCGCTTTGGCGATCACATTGTCCACGAGGATCTGGACCTGGATCTTCTGCGGGGTGAAATTCTGGGCGTGGTCGGCGGTTCCGGTACTGGCAAGACGGTACTTTTGCGCAGCATCGTCGGCCTGAATACGCCAGCCTCTGGCCACATCCGGGTATTTGGCGAGGATCTTATCCAGCTTTCGGCACGGGCGCGTTCGCGCATAGAGCAGCGCTTCGGTGTGCTGTTCCAGGGGGGCGCCCTGTTTACGTCCCTGAACCTGCAGGAGAATATCGCCGTTCCGCTGATCGAGCACGCGGGCCTGAAACGGCCAGAAGCGGAAAAGCTGGCGCGCATGAAGCTGGCGCTGACCGGGTTATCGCCTGACGCAGCGGTTCGGTATCCGTCCGAGCTTTCCGGCGGTATGGTGAAACGCGCAAGCCTGGCACGGGCCCTGGCCCTTGATCCTGAGATACTGTTCCTGGATGAGCCCACCGCGGGGCTGGACCCGATTGGCGCAGCCGCCTTCGACAGACTCATCGTCACGCTGCGGGATGCGCTGGGGCTGACGGTGTTTCTGGTCACCCATGATCTGGACACCCTGTACTCAACCTGTGACAGGGTTGCGGTACTGTCACAGCGCAAGGTGCTGGTAGCTGATACGCTGGAAAAGGTCGCCGCCACGGAGGACGATTGGGTCCAGGACTACTTTAACGGGCCCCGTGGCCGGGCAGCGAGTTACGCATTCAGGGATCATCTGGAAAAACGGAATCAGGAGCAGTAA
- a CDS encoding MlaE family ABC transporter permease produces MPSPDSSEQTNPQQPTSSPGSVSVEAGTLSVNGDWLLSHYRSLSSLASSMSSRDLIKLSINLSGLTRIDTAGASQLASLIGPERLLEAASADSELPRETSALIAAVCEAMKNQPEADRRSPSLVWSFVTGTGQKVESIFRLLWILVGFIGQTLGTLAWNLPRPWRWRMTPFVAAVHDTGLNALPIVALLTFLVGAVVAFLGATVLDDFGATIYTVNLVAFSFLREFGVLLAAILLAGRTASAFTAHIGAMKVNEELDAIRTLGLNPIELLVLPRVMAMMVSLPILTFVGMISGMVGGAMVCALVLDITPTQFMAIVERDIALQHFVVGIVKAPIFAFLIAVIGCLEGFKVAGSAQSVGEHTTSSVVQSIFMVILLDSIAALFFMEMGW; encoded by the coding sequence GTGCCCAGTCCTGATTCATCCGAACAGACCAATCCACAACAACCGACGTCCAGCCCCGGATCCGTCAGCGTTGAAGCCGGCACTCTGAGTGTGAACGGCGACTGGCTGTTGAGCCATTACCGGTCTCTGTCGTCCCTGGCGTCATCCATGTCCTCCAGGGATTTGATTAAACTGTCGATCAACCTCTCGGGGCTGACGCGGATTGATACCGCCGGCGCCTCACAACTGGCCTCCCTGATCGGCCCAGAACGTTTGCTCGAAGCCGCCTCGGCCGATAGCGAATTACCCCGGGAAACATCCGCCCTGATTGCTGCTGTTTGCGAGGCCATGAAAAATCAGCCTGAGGCGGATCGGCGCTCGCCTTCCCTCGTGTGGAGCTTTGTGACCGGAACCGGCCAGAAGGTGGAAAGCATCTTCCGGCTGCTGTGGATCCTTGTGGGCTTTATTGGCCAGACCCTCGGCACCCTGGCCTGGAACCTTCCCCGGCCCTGGCGCTGGCGGATGACGCCCTTTGTGGCTGCGGTTCATGACACCGGCCTGAATGCCCTGCCTATCGTGGCACTGCTGACTTTTCTGGTGGGCGCTGTGGTGGCTTTTCTGGGTGCAACCGTGCTGGACGATTTCGGCGCCACCATTTACACGGTGAACCTGGTGGCGTTTTCCTTCCTGCGGGAATTCGGGGTGCTGCTGGCCGCGATCCTTCTGGCCGGCCGAACCGCCAGCGCGTTCACCGCCCACATTGGCGCCATGAAGGTTAACGAGGAGCTGGATGCCATCCGCACCCTGGGCCTGAACCCCATTGAACTGCTCGTGCTGCCCCGGGTAATGGCCATGATGGTGAGCCTGCCCATTCTCACCTTCGTGGGGATGATCTCGGGTATGGTGGGCGGCGCCATGGTCTGTGCGCTGGTGCTGGATATAACGCCGACGCAGTTCATGGCCATCGTTGAGCGGGATATCGCCCTTCAGCATTTCGTTGTGGGCATTGTTAAGGCGCCGATCTTTGCCTTCCTGATTGCGGTGATTGGCTGCCTGGAAGGCTTCAAGGTGGCGGGCAGCGCCCAATCGGTGGGTGAGCACACCACCTCCAGCGTGGTTCAGTCGATCTTCATGGTGATTCTGCTGGATTCCATTGCTGCACTATTCTTTATGGAAATGGGCTGGTGA